AAAGTATTTATGCGTCCTGCTGCTCCTGGTACTGGGGTAATCGCTGGTGGCGCAGTCCGTACTGTTTTAGAACTAGCTGGGGTAAAAAATATTTTGGCAAAGCAACTAGGTTCTAATAGCCCCCTTAACAATGCTAGAGCAGCTATGAATGCCCTAGACGGTTTGCGAACCTTTGCCGAGGTTGCAAGAGAAAGAGATATTCCTTTAGAACAGTTATACGCCTAATCATTGAACATTTATCATTGAACATTTATCACCATGAAGCTAGAGAATCTTAGTCCCAAAGAGGGATCAAAAAGACGCAAAAAAAGAGTGGGTCGCGGTATTGCAGCGGGACAGGGAGCTAGCTGTGGTTTTGGTATGCGTGGTCAAAAATCTCGTTCAGGTACAGGAACAAAGGCTGGCTTTGAGGGGGGACAAATGCCTCTTTATCGCCGAGTTCCCAAATTAAAGCACTTTACTCTCATCAACCAAAAGCACTATACCACAGTTAACGTAGAAGCTTTAAGCTCTCTTGCTGCTAACACAGAAGTGACCCTAGACTCTCTATTAAAGAACGGCATTGTTACTACCAACGATGGTCTTCTTAAAATTCTGGGCAATGGTGAACTAAAAGTAGCCTTAAACGTCAAAGCAGCAGCTTTTACTAAGAGTGCAATCCAAAAAATAGAAGCTGCTGGCGGTAGCTGCGAAGTAATTACCAAGTAGATAAAAAACTACTCCACTTCACTCTAAAGGGAAGCGATGAGTTATTGCAGCTAGGCATCATGATTGGTTTATCATAAGAACCTAGGGTAGAAAATTAAATTTATATAATATTTCTCCGTAAATAACTTAATTTAGCACCAAGCATATAAGAGGTAAACCTATATGGTTAGAGAAAAAACTCCATCGGCACAGGAGACATTTTTACAGATGGCAAAAGCTGCTGGTCTTCGAGGCAGGCTGCTTGTAACCATTGGTCTTCTGGTGTTGGTAAGACTGGGGGTATTTATACCCGTTCCAGGAATTGACCGCGAGGTCTTCGGTAATTTTATTAATAGTTCAGGAAATTCTTCAATCGTCGGATTTTTGGACATTTTTACTGGCGGTGGTATTTCTGCCCTGGGAATATTTGCCCTGGGAATTTTACCCTTTATTAATGCCTCTATCATTATGCAGTTGCTGGCAACCGCTATTCCTAGCCTGGAAGATCTGCAAAAAAATGAGGGAGAAGCGGGAAGACGTAAAATTTCCCAGATCACTCGTTACGTTGCTTTGGGCGGAGCTATCATTCAGAGTTTTGGTATCACTTTAGGTTTACTGGTTAATAACGGCATTATTGAAAAAAGTATTTTTCCCATTGGCGAAACCGTACTGGCTTTAACCGCTGGTTCAATGTTCGTTATGTGGATATCTGAGTTGATTACCGAAAAGGGCATTGGTAATGGAGCTTCACTATTGATTTTTGTTAATATTGTAGCGGTATTACCCAGAACTTTAGGAACTACAATTGAATTTGCTCAAAGCGGTGGCAGAAGCGAGATTGCTCAGGTAGTAGTTCTTTTGCTGGTCTTTTTGGCAATGATTGTCGGCATTGTATTTATTCAAGAAGGAACTCGCCGTATTCCCATTATTTCTGCTCGCCGTCAGGTTGGCAGAAGAGTATACCGTGAAAGAAGTAATTATCTGCCTTTGAGATTAAATCAGGGTGGAGTAATGCCAATTATTTTTGCATCTTCAGTGCTGTTTCTTCCCGCTCAGTTGATTGGATTTATACCTGGTGATGGGGCAGTTAAAAACGTGTTTAATCAGATTGCCGCAGCAGTGCAGCCTGGAAACTGGGCTTATGTAGCGGTTTATCTAGTTCTAATTTTGTTTTTTAGCTATTTCTATGCTTCTTTGATCGTCAATCCTGTAGATATGTCTCAAAATCTTAAAAAAATGGGCGCATCTATTCCAGGGATTAGACCAGGTAAAGCAACTAGTGCTTATTTAGAAAAGGTGCTTAATCGTTTAACACTTTTGGGCGCAATTTTCTTGGGGTTAGTGGCAACTATACCTACTTTAGTAGAAAGTACTATTCCCGCAGGTACTACTGTATTTAGTGGATTTGGTGCGACATCTTTACTTATTTTGGTGGGCGTGGCAATTGACACAGCCAAGCAAATACAAACCTACGTAATTTCTCAACGTTACGAAGGTATGGTTAAGCAGTAAAAACGGTGGAGCGATCGCGGTAAGCCTAAGCCCATTAATTATTTGGTTTTAGGCTTGCTACTTCCAACAAAACTTTTTAAATAAATAAATTGGTATGACAAAGCGATTGATATTCTTGGGACCTCCTGGTTCAGGAAAGGGAACTCAAGCCCAAAAACTATCTGAACATCATCAGATTCCCCATGTGTCCACTGGAGATATCTTAAGAGAAGCCGTGGCTCAACAAACTTCCTTGGGAAAAGAGGCTAAAGATTATATGGATAAAGGAGAATTAGTTCCTGATACTCTAATTCTTAACCTGATTCAAGACCGACTATCTCATGATGATGCTGCCAACGGCTGGATACTTGATGGCTTTCCTAGAAATGTCAATCAAGCTGCCTTTTTAGAGGAACTATTGATTAAATTGAACCAGAATGCTGACTGTGTGCTTAATTTAGAAGTTCCTGATGATGTTTTGGTAGAAAGACTGCTGGCAAGGCAACGTAAAGATGATAATGAAGAAACTATTCGTCGTCGTTTAG
This DNA window, taken from Pleurocapsa sp. FMAR1, encodes the following:
- a CDS encoding adenylate kinase, producing MTKRLIFLGPPGSGKGTQAQKLSEHHQIPHVSTGDILREAVAQQTSLGKEAKDYMDKGELVPDTLILNLIQDRLSHDDAANGWILDGFPRNVNQAAFLEELLIKLNQNADCVLNLEVPDDVLVERLLARQRKDDNEETIRRRLEVYHHNAVPVIDFYHQKQTLKTIDGNQEMEQVTKSLSEAVS
- the secY gene encoding preprotein translocase subunit SecY; the protein is MVREKTPSAQETFLQMAKAAGLRGRLLVTIGLLVLVRLGVFIPVPGIDREVFGNFINSSGNSSIVGFLDIFTGGGISALGIFALGILPFINASIIMQLLATAIPSLEDLQKNEGEAGRRKISQITRYVALGGAIIQSFGITLGLLVNNGIIEKSIFPIGETVLALTAGSMFVMWISELITEKGIGNGASLLIFVNIVAVLPRTLGTTIEFAQSGGRSEIAQVVVLLLVFLAMIVGIVFIQEGTRRIPIISARRQVGRRVYRERSNYLPLRLNQGGVMPIIFASSVLFLPAQLIGFIPGDGAVKNVFNQIAAAVQPGNWAYVAVYLVLILFFSYFYASLIVNPVDMSQNLKKMGASIPGIRPGKATSAYLEKVLNRLTLLGAIFLGLVATIPTLVESTIPAGTTVFSGFGATSLLILVGVAIDTAKQIQTYVISQRYEGMVKQ
- the rplO gene encoding 50S ribosomal protein L15, with protein sequence MKLENLSPKEGSKRRKKRVGRGIAAGQGASCGFGMRGQKSRSGTGTKAGFEGGQMPLYRRVPKLKHFTLINQKHYTTVNVEALSSLAANTEVTLDSLLKNGIVTTNDGLLKILGNGELKVALNVKAAAFTKSAIQKIEAAGGSCEVITK